One genomic region from Methanocaldococcus fervens AG86 encodes:
- the leuB gene encoding bifunctional 3-isopropylmalate/3-methylmalate dehydrogenase, producing the protein MHKICVIEGDGIGKEVVPATIQVLEATGIPFEFVYAEAGDEVYKRTGKALPDETIEAALDCEAVLFGAAGETAADVIVKLRQILDTYANVRPVKAYKGVKCLRPDIDYIIVRENTEGLYKGIEAEIDEGVTIATRVITEKACERIFRFAFNMARERKKMGKEGKVTCAHKANVLKLTDGLFKKIFYKVAEEYDDIKAEDYYIDAMNMYIITKPQTFDVVVTSNLFGDILSDGAAGTVGGLGLAPSANIGDEHGLFEPVHGSAPDIAGKKIANPTATILSAVLMLRYLGEYEAADRVEKALEEVLALGLTTPDLGGNLNTFEMAEEVAKRVREE; encoded by the coding sequence ATGCATAAGATATGTGTTATTGAAGGAGATGGAATTGGAAAAGAGGTAGTTCCGGCAACAATACAGGTTTTAGAAGCTACTGGTATTCCATTTGAATTTGTTTATGCTGAAGCAGGAGATGAAGTTTATAAGAGAACGGGTAAAGCTCTTCCAGATGAAACCATTGAAGCTGCTTTAGATTGTGAGGCTGTCTTATTTGGAGCTGCTGGAGAAACAGCGGCAGATGTTATTGTTAAATTGAGGCAGATATTAGATACCTACGCCAATGTTAGGCCAGTAAAGGCATATAAAGGAGTTAAATGCCTAAGACCTGATATTGATTATATTATAGTTAGAGAAAACACAGAAGGGCTTTATAAAGGAATCGAGGCAGAGATTGATGAAGGAGTTACAATAGCTACAAGGGTTATTACTGAAAAGGCATGTGAAAGGATATTTAGATTTGCATTTAACATGGCAAGAGAGAGGAAGAAGATGGGTAAGGAAGGAAAGGTTACCTGTGCCCATAAAGCAAACGTCTTAAAATTAACAGATGGGTTATTTAAAAAGATATTTTATAAAGTTGCTGAGGAATACGATGATATAAAAGCGGAAGATTACTATATAGATGCAATGAACATGTATATCATAACAAAACCACAAACATTTGATGTTGTAGTTACCTCAAACTTGTTTGGGGATATTTTATCAGACGGAGCTGCTGGAACAGTTGGAGGGCTTGGTTTAGCTCCATCAGCAAACATTGGCGATGAGCACGGATTGTTTGAGCCAGTTCATGGTTCAGCTCCAGATATAGCAGGTAAAAAGATAGCAAATCCAACAGCTACAATATTGAGTGCTGTTTTAATGCTTAGATACTTAGGTGAGTATGAAGCTGCTGATAGAGTTGAGAAGGCTTTAGAGGAGGTTTTAGCTTTAGGTTTGACAACTCCTGATTTGGGAGGTAATTTAAATACATTTGAAATGGCTGAGGAAGTTGCTAAAAGAGTAAGGGAAGAGTAG
- a CDS encoding aspartate aminotransferase family protein: MNENWIELEKKYHLQIYGRLPVVLVEGKGMEVYDINGKKYLDFLAGIGVNNVGHCHPKVVEAIKKQAETLIHTSNIYYTIPQIKLAKKLVELSGLDKAFFCNSGAEANEGAIKFARKYASKVLGKDGGEVISMYNAFHGRTLTTLAATPKPKYQEGYHPLPAGFKHVPFNNIEALKEAISNKTVAIMIEPVQGEGGIHVADKDYLRAVRDLCDDKNIVLIFDEVQCGMGRTGRMFAYEHYGVKPDILTLAKALGGGVPIGAVVLKDEIAQALSFGDHGTTFGGNPLACSAALASVEVIEELIKDDKVIEKGKYFIRKLENLKEKYSFIKEVRGLGLMIGAELEFNGADIVKKMLEKGFLINCTSDVVLRFLPPLIVEKEQIDDLVNALDEVFAEIKK, encoded by the coding sequence ATGAACGAAAACTGGATAGAGTTAGAAAAAAAATATCATCTCCAAATATATGGAAGATTGCCTGTTGTTTTGGTTGAAGGTAAAGGAATGGAAGTTTATGATATTAATGGGAAGAAATACCTTGACTTCTTGGCAGGGATTGGAGTAAATAATGTAGGACACTGCCACCCAAAAGTTGTTGAGGCAATAAAAAAACAGGCTGAGACCCTAATTCACACATCCAATATATATTACACAATACCACAAATAAAGCTTGCTAAAAAGTTAGTTGAATTAAGCGGCTTGGATAAAGCTTTCTTTTGTAACAGTGGAGCTGAGGCAAACGAAGGGGCTATAAAGTTTGCAAGGAAGTATGCATCAAAAGTATTGGGAAAGGATGGAGGAGAAGTTATAAGCATGTATAATGCATTCCATGGCAGAACTTTAACAACGTTGGCGGCAACACCAAAACCAAAGTATCAAGAAGGCTATCATCCACTACCAGCAGGATTTAAACATGTCCCATTTAACAATATAGAGGCTTTAAAAGAAGCAATAAGTAATAAAACCGTTGCTATAATGATTGAACCAGTTCAGGGAGAGGGGGGAATCCACGTAGCTGATAAAGATTATTTAAGGGCTGTCAGGGATTTATGTGATGACAAAAATATTGTTTTAATATTTGATGAGGTTCAGTGTGGAATGGGGAGAACTGGAAGGATGTTTGCCTATGAACATTATGGTGTTAAGCCAGATATCTTAACGTTGGCAAAAGCCCTTGGAGGAGGCGTTCCAATAGGAGCTGTTGTTTTAAAGGATGAGATTGCACAGGCTTTAAGTTTTGGAGACCATGGAACGACGTTTGGAGGTAATCCTTTAGCTTGCTCTGCCGCTTTAGCTTCAGTTGAGGTTATAGAAGAGCTTATTAAAGATGATAAAGTTATAGAGAAAGGAAAATATTTCATTCGAAAACTCGAAAACCTTAAAGAGAAATACAGCTTTATAAAAGAAGTTAGAGGGCTTGGTTTGATGATAGGAGCTGAGCTTGAATTTAATGGGGCAGATATAGTTAAGAAAATGCTTGAAAAAGGATTTTTAATTAACTGCACATCTGATGTTGTTTTGAGATTTTTACCTCCATTAATTGTAGAAAAAGAGCAGATAGATGATTTAGTTAATGCATTAGATGAAGTTTTCGCTGAAATAAAAAAATAA
- a CDS encoding chromate transporter, producing the protein MGYNKPSALKIFTSFLKLGMVAFGGPTAIAYVREMVVDEKKWMNEKSFNNGVALSQIIPGASVMQVAAYVGFYLRGILGAFAAFMAYALPAFLMMLFLTIIYIHAKSIPKTVSIFEALRIIVVSLAANGTLNFGKKSIRTVADLILVSIAALLFILKFSPFIVIFVSIIIGLLMCKDKITKSQLKINIPKEKLRVYKYVAFIILGVILFNSFLYIISPKLFLLSTLMMKVDVFAFGGGYGSVPFMLHEVVDKYKLMDAKTFMDGIALGQITPGPIVITATFVGYLVAGFIGSVIATISVFTPSFIILLSSIPIFDSLRHNPIFKNILHVILVSFVGLLVAVTIRFTLLVDWSIPALIIFIVSFLLLYRKYNILLVVLLSLFLGYLML; encoded by the coding sequence ATGGGATATAATAAACCCTCTGCTTTAAAAATTTTTACTTCTTTTTTAAAATTGGGAATGGTAGCGTTTGGAGGACCAACGGCAATTGCATATGTTAGAGAGATGGTGGTAGATGAGAAAAAGTGGATGAATGAAAAAAGCTTTAATAATGGGGTTGCCTTATCCCAAATAATTCCCGGAGCTTCTGTAATGCAGGTAGCGGCTTATGTAGGATTTTATCTTAGAGGGATTTTAGGAGCTTTTGCCGCTTTCATGGCTTATGCACTACCCGCATTTTTAATGATGCTATTTTTAACGATAATTTATATTCACGCCAAATCTATACCAAAAACTGTCTCAATCTTTGAGGCACTAAGAATTATCGTGGTCTCATTAGCTGCAAATGGGACATTAAACTTTGGTAAAAAAAGCATCAGAACAGTGGCTGATTTAATACTGGTTTCAATAGCGGCACTTTTGTTTATTTTAAAATTTAGCCCATTCATAGTTATTTTTGTATCAATAATTATTGGCTTACTCATGTGTAAGGATAAAATTACAAAATCACAATTAAAAATAAACATTCCAAAAGAAAAATTGAGGGTATATAAATATGTGGCTTTTATAATATTGGGAGTTATTCTATTCAACTCTTTCCTATATATAATTAGCCCAAAGTTGTTTTTACTCTCAACACTTATGATGAAAGTTGATGTTTTTGCATTTGGTGGAGGGTATGGTTCAGTTCCATTCATGTTGCATGAAGTTGTGGATAAATATAAGCTAATGGATGCCAAAACATTTATGGATGGTATTGCATTGGGACAAATAACTCCTGGACCAATAGTAATAACAGCGACATTTGTAGGATATCTTGTTGCGGGTTTTATTGGAAGTGTTATCGCTACAATAAGCGTTTTTACACCATCATTTATAATATTGCTATCTTCAATCCCAATATTTGACAGTTTAAGGCACAACCCCATTTTTAAAAATATATTACATGTAATATTGGTCTCATTCGTTGGTTTGCTGGTGGCGGTAACAATAAGATTTACACTCTTAGTTGATTGGTCAATACCAGCATTGATAATATTTATAGTGTCATTCTTATTATTGTATAGGAAGTATAATATATTATTGGTTGTATTACTAAGCTTATTTTTGGGCTATCTGATGCTATAA
- a CDS encoding TIGR01177 family methyltransferase, which yields MIGYVLNGEHEEIPYAELMALLEIFNYNGSVERLKRYIITEDSPAKKIVKRSGYIDEGHRIVFKYDLEEKNVNLVDKVVDDFIKSFEEFIKDRDYPDIDESKSYAVRVLKLHKDEFTKSINSLKIERELGGIIKLKTNAKVNLTKPDVLVRVVILENNFFVSNVLEMRDREYFQKNRPHLRKYFHPGCMLPKLARTMVNLARVKEGDVVLDPFCGTGGFLIEAGLIGAKLIGCDIDWRMASGTLINLEEYNLLDNVIKVKKLDAKYVKEFLNELNIEKVDAVVTDPPYGISTAKKGEIEKILKMLPEVIKENGYFVFAYPKKVELDMELEGLYKVYIHKGLIRHIHVYKKV from the coding sequence ATGATTGGATATGTTTTAAACGGAGAACATGAAGAAATTCCTTATGCAGAACTCATGGCATTATTGGAAATCTTTAATTACAATGGTAGTGTTGAGAGACTAAAAAGATACATTATAACCGAAGATAGCCCAGCTAAAAAAATTGTTAAGAGGAGTGGTTATATTGATGAAGGGCATAGGATAGTGTTTAAATATGATTTAGAGGAAAAAAACGTAAATTTAGTTGATAAAGTTGTTGATGATTTTATAAAATCATTTGAAGAATTTATAAAAGATAGGGATTATCCTGACATTGACGAAAGCAAATCTTACGCTGTTAGGGTTTTAAAACTCCATAAAGATGAATTTACAAAATCCATAAACTCATTGAAGATTGAAAGAGAGCTCGGAGGAATTATAAAGTTAAAAACTAATGCAAAAGTAAATTTAACAAAGCCAGATGTTTTGGTTAGAGTGGTTATTTTAGAGAATAATTTTTTCGTTTCTAATGTGTTAGAAATGAGAGATAGAGAATATTTCCAAAAAAATAGACCACATTTAAGAAAATACTTCCATCCTGGCTGTATGCTTCCGAAGCTTGCAAGGACTATGGTAAATTTGGCAAGAGTTAAAGAGGGAGATGTTGTTTTAGATCCATTTTGTGGAACTGGAGGGTTTTTAATTGAAGCTGGTTTAATTGGAGCTAAGCTTATTGGCTGTGATATCGATTGGAGAATGGCTTCTGGAACTTTAATAAACCTTGAAGAATACAACCTATTGGATAATGTGATAAAAGTTAAAAAGTTAGATGCTAAATATGTGAAAGAGTTTTTAAATGAATTAAATATAGAGAAAGTAGATGCTGTTGTAACAGACCCGCCTTATGGAATATCTACAGCAAAAAAAGGAGAAATTGAGAAAATATTAAAAATGCTTCCAGAAGTTATTAAAGAAAATGGATACTTTGTTTTCGCATATCCAAAAAAAGTTGAACTTGATATGGAATTAGAAGGACTTTACAAGGTGTATATCCATAAAGGTCTTATCAGGCACATACATGTTTACAAAAAAGTATAA
- the ptr2 gene encoding HTH-type transcriptional regulator Ptr2, protein MDEKDLKIIEILMRDGRKSYTDIARELGTSESSIRKRVKKLEEEGVIKGYTAIVDPSKIGYNVVALTGFDTEPDKFLSVAKELCKFEEVKKVFTSTGDHMIMTEIWAKDGKELSELIFNKIGKIDGIKKICPAIILEQLK, encoded by the coding sequence ATGGATGAAAAAGATTTAAAAATTATTGAGATTCTTATGAGGGATGGAAGAAAATCATATACTGATATAGCAAGGGAGTTGGGAACGAGTGAAAGCTCCATAAGAAAGAGGGTCAAAAAATTAGAGGAAGAAGGAGTTATTAAAGGATACACTGCAATAGTGGATCCTTCAAAAATTGGATATAACGTTGTTGCATTAACTGGATTTGACACCGAGCCAGATAAGTTTTTAAGTGTTGCTAAAGAACTTTGTAAATTTGAAGAGGTTAAAAAAGTATTCACATCTACAGGAGACCACATGATTATGACTGAGATTTGGGCTAAAGACGGAAAAGAACTTTCAGAATTGATTTTTAATAAGATTGGAAAAATTGACGGTATAAAAAAGATTTGCCCAGCTATTATTTTAGAACAGCTAAAATAA
- a CDS encoding 4Fe-4S binding protein — protein MAVEIIVDKEKCIGCGRCYDVCPKAPLIWKKDKDGKYYAYNFEYCHNCKFCAGRCPTKAILVKVVKPKNKNKGKG, from the coding sequence ATGGCAGTTGAAATTATAGTAGATAAAGAAAAATGTATTGGATGTGGAAGATGTTATGATGTATGCCCAAAAGCCCCTCTTATTTGGAAAAAAGATAAGGATGGGAAGTATTACGCTTATAATTTTGAATACTGCCATAACTGTAAGTTTTGTGCTGGTAGATGCCCTACAAAGGCAATATTGGTTAAAGTAGTAAAACCAAAAAATAAAAATAAAGGCAAAGGATGA
- the hypF gene encoding carbamoyltransferase HypF, with protein MMKVRIKVKGIVQGVGFRPFVYRIAKKNNLKGFVKNMGNYVEIVVEGKKEDIENFIKDLKNKKPPLSRIDKLDIEEINDNLSFDDFYIIKSEDSREEEEGTIPADVAICDDCLKEMFDKNDRRYRYPFTACTTCGPRFTIVEKLPYDRENTSMRDFPLCEKCLEEYKNPLDRRFHAQATCCPVCGPKVFLSDGKEVIAEKDEAIKEAVKLLEEGKILAIKGIGGTHLACKVSENEPVLNLRKRLGRPTQPFAVMSKRDYVDLFAEVDEDERNMLLSLRRPIVVLKKSENYDKYFSKYVSNLDTIGVMLPYSGLHYLLFDKEIAYVMTSANLPGLPMVKDNDEILKKLDGIADYFLLHNRRIVNRCDDSVVKKVANRLVFLRRSRGFAPEPIKVDVENDKNILCVGAELNSTACIVKKNKFYLTQYIGNTSKYETFCYLRDAINNILRLTNTNKIDAVVCDLHPQFNSTKLAEELADKFGAEIFRVQHHFAHAYSLLGDNNYFDDAVVLSLDGVGYGLDGNIWGGEVLLFKDGKIERVGHLEEQYQLGGDLATKYPLRMLLSILYKAIGEEAFDFIKKYNFFSEKELALLKFQLEKKLNCPITTSTGRVLDAVSALLGICFEKTYDGEPSIRLEPEANKFKGNMEIEPKIKNNILDTTELIYKSYEMLLNDESKEKIAYFAHIYIADGLFEIAKKMADRTGINAVGITGGVSYNRIITERVMNNAKREGFDFIYHNRVPNGDGGICFGQGIAYILKNRAEPYG; from the coding sequence ATGATGAAAGTAAGGATTAAGGTTAAAGGTATAGTTCAAGGTGTAGGATTTAGACCTTTTGTTTATAGAATTGCCAAAAAAAATAATTTGAAGGGTTTTGTAAAGAATATGGGAAATTACGTAGAGATAGTTGTTGAAGGAAAAAAAGAAGATATAGAGAATTTTATAAAGGATTTAAAAAATAAAAAGCCTCCGTTGTCAAGGATAGATAAATTGGATATTGAGGAAATAAATGATAATTTAAGTTTTGACGATTTTTACATTATAAAAAGTGAGGACAGCAGAGAGGAAGAAGAGGGGACTATTCCGGCTGATGTGGCAATATGTGACGATTGTTTAAAAGAAATGTTTGATAAAAATGATAGGAGGTATAGATATCCTTTCACTGCATGCACAACCTGCGGGCCGAGATTTACAATAGTTGAAAAACTTCCTTATGATAGGGAAAATACTTCAATGAGAGATTTTCCATTGTGTGAGAAGTGTTTAGAGGAGTATAAAAATCCTTTAGATAGGAGATTTCATGCCCAAGCTACTTGTTGCCCAGTTTGTGGCCCAAAAGTGTTTTTGAGTGATGGAAAAGAAGTTATCGCTGAGAAGGATGAAGCAATTAAAGAGGCAGTTAAATTATTAGAGGAAGGAAAAATATTGGCTATAAAAGGGATTGGAGGAACTCACTTAGCTTGTAAGGTTAGTGAAAACGAGCCAGTTTTAAATTTAAGGAAGAGGTTGGGAAGACCTACTCAGCCGTTTGCGGTTATGAGTAAAAGGGATTATGTAGATTTATTTGCTGAAGTTGATGAAGATGAAAGGAATATGCTATTATCTTTGAGGAGGCCTATAGTTGTTTTAAAAAAGAGTGAGAATTATGATAAATATTTTTCAAAATATGTTTCCAACTTAGATACCATTGGAGTTATGCTTCCATACAGCGGATTGCATTATCTATTGTTTGATAAAGAGATAGCTTATGTAATGACCTCTGCTAATTTGCCAGGATTACCGATGGTTAAAGATAATGATGAGATATTGAAAAAACTTGACGGAATTGCGGATTATTTTTTACTGCATAATAGAAGGATAGTAAATAGGTGCGATGATAGTGTTGTTAAAAAAGTAGCTAATAGGCTGGTTTTTTTAAGAAGGTCAAGAGGATTTGCTCCAGAGCCCATAAAGGTTGATGTTGAGAATGATAAAAACATTTTGTGTGTTGGAGCTGAGCTAAACTCAACAGCATGTATTGTAAAGAAAAATAAGTTTTATTTGACTCAATATATAGGAAATACTTCAAAATATGAGACATTTTGCTATTTAAGAGATGCAATAAACAACATTTTAAGATTGACAAATACAAACAAAATTGACGCAGTTGTTTGTGACTTACATCCTCAATTCAATTCAACAAAATTAGCTGAAGAGTTGGCTGACAAATTTGGAGCTGAAATTTTTAGAGTTCAGCATCACTTTGCACACGCTTATAGTTTATTGGGAGATAACAACTATTTTGATGATGCAGTTGTTTTATCTTTAGATGGAGTGGGCTATGGTTTAGATGGAAATATATGGGGAGGGGAGGTTTTATTATTTAAAGATGGTAAGATTGAGAGGGTTGGGCACTTGGAAGAGCAGTATCAGTTAGGTGGGGATTTAGCGACAAAGTATCCGTTGAGGATGCTTTTATCTATACTTTATAAGGCAATAGGAGAGGAGGCATTTGATTTTATAAAAAAATATAATTTCTTTTCAGAAAAAGAACTTGCGTTATTGAAATTCCAACTTGAGAAAAAGCTTAACTGTCCAATAACAACATCCACCGGTAGAGTTTTAGATGCTGTTTCAGCTTTATTAGGCATTTGCTTTGAAAAAACATATGATGGAGAGCCGAGTATAAGATTGGAGCCAGAAGCAAATAAGTTTAAAGGAAATATGGAGATAGAGCCAAAAATAAAAAATAACATCTTAGATACTACAGAACTTATTTATAAATCTTATGAGATGCTTTTAAACGATGAAAGTAAGGAAAAAATAGCATACTTTGCTCATATCTATATAGCAGATGGATTGTTTGAGATTGCTAAAAAAATGGCTGATAGAACTGGAATAAATGCAGTGGGCATTACAGGAGGAGTTTCATACAATAGAATAATAACTGAAAGAGTTATGAATAATGCAAAAAGAGAGGGTTTTGATTTTATTTATCACAATAGAGTTCCTAATGGAGATGGGGGAATATGTTTCGGACAGGGCATTGCTTATATCTTAAAGAATAGGGCGGAGCCCTATGGTTAG
- a CDS encoding molybdenum cofactor biosynthesis protein MoaE, translated as MIFNNYEDFCKKMDEYVEKYKGKFGCIITFNGFVREYDLKDGEKVPSKGMHIDESILEELKSIVEDAKDKFDLIEVLFYHNTGFLDVGERIASIAVFAKHRKEGFEALEYIINEMKKYH; from the coding sequence ATGATTTTTAATAACTATGAAGATTTTTGCAAAAAAATGGATGAATATGTTGAAAAGTACAAAGGGAAGTTTGGATGTATCATAACTTTTAACGGATTTGTTAGGGAATATGATTTAAAAGATGGGGAAAAAGTTCCTTCAAAGGGAATGCATATAGATGAAAGTATTTTAGAGGAACTAAAATCAATTGTAGAAGATGCAAAAGATAAATTTGACCTTATTGAGGTTTTGTTTTACCACAATACTGGATTTTTAGATGTTGGAGAAAGAATAGCTTCAATAGCTGTTTTTGCAAAGCATAGAAAAGAAGGATTTGAAGCATTAGAGTATATAATAAATGAGATGAAGAAATATCATTAA
- a CDS encoding sn-glycerol-1-phosphate dehydrogenase produces the protein MIITPRYTIIEDGAINKLEEVLKNLNLKNPLIVTGRNTKKYCKFSYDIVYYDEILNSQIRFEYDSIIGVGGGKAIDTGKYLAYKLGIPFISVPTTASNDGIASPIVSIKQPSFMASAPIAIIADTEIIKKSPKRLLSAGMGDIVSNITAVLDWKLAYKEKGERYSESSAIFSKTIAKELISYVLNSDLLEYHSKLVKALVGSGIAIAIANSSRPASGSEHLFSHALDRLKEEYNLNVNSLHGEQCGVGTIMMSYLHEKENKKLSGLHEKIKMSLKKVNAPTTAKELGFDEDIIVEALTIAHKIRDRWTILRTGLSREEARKLAEETGVI, from the coding sequence ATAATTATAACACCAAGATATACCATTATAGAGGATGGAGCAATTAATAAATTGGAAGAAGTTTTAAAAAATCTCAACTTGAAAAATCCATTAATTGTAACTGGAAGAAATACAAAAAAATACTGTAAATTTTCTTATGATATAGTATATTATGACGAAATATTAAATTCTCAAATAAGGTTTGAATATGATTCAATAATTGGGGTTGGGGGAGGAAAGGCAATAGATACTGGCAAATATTTGGCTTACAAGTTGGGAATTCCATTTATTAGCGTGCCAACAACAGCATCAAACGATGGTATTGCATCGCCAATTGTATCTATAAAACAACCTTCGTTTATGGCTAGTGCCCCTATAGCCATTATTGCAGACACTGAAATAATAAAAAAATCTCCAAAAAGGTTATTGAGTGCTGGAATGGGGGATATTGTTTCAAACATTACCGCAGTTTTGGATTGGAAATTAGCTTATAAAGAAAAAGGGGAGAGATATAGTGAAAGCTCTGCCATATTTTCAAAAACAATAGCTAAGGAGTTAATAAGCTATGTTCTAAACTCTGATTTGTTAGAATATCACAGCAAACTTGTAAAGGCGTTAGTTGGTAGTGGTATAGCAATAGCCATAGCAAACTCTTCAAGACCTGCTTCTGGAAGCGAGCACCTCTTTTCACATGCTTTAGATAGATTAAAAGAGGAGTATAATTTGAATGTCAATTCTTTACATGGAGAGCAATGTGGGGTAGGAACGATAATGATGAGCTATTTGCATGAAAAGGAGAATAAAAAATTATCTGGATTACATGAAAAGATTAAAATGAGCTTAAAAAAAGTTAATGCACCAACTACTGCCAAAGAACTGGGATTTGATGAGGATATTATTGTTGAGGCATTGACTATAGCACATAAAATAAGGGATAGGTGGACCATATTAAGGACTGGGCTGAGTAGAGAGGAGGCAAGAAAACTGGCTGAAGAAACAGGAGTTATTTAG
- a CDS encoding ribosome biogenesis/translation initiation ATPase RLI encodes MRLAIIDYDRCQPKKCSLECMKYCPGVRMGEKTIEIDENTGKPVISEVLCSGCGICVKRCPFKAISIIGLPEELSEDKIVHSYGQNRFKLFGLVIPRDGVVGIIGQNGIGKSTVLRILAGELIPNLGKHDKEPNYDDVIKYFRGTELQEYFEKLKNKGIKAIHKVQYVDILPKVVKGKVGELLKKVDEKGKFDEVVEKLELKNILDRELSQLSGGELQRVAIAAAYLRKGDIYFFDEPSSWLDIRQRFNAARLIRELNKVVVVEHDLIVLDYLSDYIHIMYGVPSAYGIVSMPKSVRVGINEYLYGELREENIRFRKEPIIFEKRAIIDFKNRPILLSYSSMKKTLGDFKLEVSGGTIYKGEVIGILGPNGIGKTTFVKLLAGVIKPDEGEVTKEEDIKVSYKPQYIAPDYDGTVEDLLSSITNINTSYYKSEIINPLQLEKLLDREVKELSGGELQRVAIAACLSRDADIYLLDEPSAFLDVEQRLVVSKVIRRIADEKEAGMFVVDHDILFQDYISDRFIVFSGEPGRFGIGSSPMNKRDGANKFLKEMQITFRRDPDTGRPRANKEGSQRDIMQKEKGEYYYVDE; translated from the coding sequence ATGAGATTGGCTATTATTGATTACGATAGATGCCAACCAAAGAAATGTTCTTTAGAATGTATGAAGTACTGCCCTGGAGTGAGGATGGGTGAAAAAACCATAGAGATAGATGAAAATACAGGGAAGCCAGTAATATCTGAGGTTTTATGCTCTGGTTGTGGGATATGTGTTAAGAGATGTCCATTTAAGGCAATATCAATTATTGGATTACCAGAAGAGTTGAGTGAAGATAAGATAGTGCATTCTTATGGGCAGAACAGATTTAAATTATTTGGTTTGGTTATTCCAAGAGATGGAGTTGTTGGGATTATAGGGCAGAACGGGATTGGTAAATCTACCGTTTTAAGAATTTTGGCTGGAGAGTTAATTCCCAACTTAGGTAAGCATGATAAAGAGCCAAATTACGATGATGTTATAAAATACTTTAGAGGAACTGAGTTGCAGGAATATTTTGAAAAGTTAAAAAATAAGGGAATAAAGGCAATTCACAAGGTTCAGTATGTTGATATACTACCAAAAGTTGTTAAAGGAAAAGTTGGGGAATTATTAAAAAAGGTTGATGAAAAGGGCAAATTTGATGAAGTTGTTGAGAAGTTGGAGCTAAAAAATATTTTAGATAGGGAGTTGAGTCAATTATCAGGTGGAGAATTGCAGAGGGTTGCTATAGCTGCAGCTTATTTAAGAAAAGGAGATATTTATTTCTTTGACGAGCCGTCATCATGGCTGGATATAAGGCAGAGGTTTAACGCTGCAAGATTAATTAGAGAGCTTAACAAGGTTGTTGTGGTTGAACACGATTTAATTGTCTTGGATTATCTATCCGATTATATACACATCATGTATGGGGTTCCATCAGCCTATGGTATTGTTTCAATGCCAAAGAGTGTTAGAGTTGGGATTAACGAATATCTTTATGGAGAGTTGAGAGAGGAGAATATAAGGTTTAGAAAAGAGCCAATTATATTTGAAAAAAGGGCCATTATTGATTTTAAAAATAGACCAATTTTATTGAGCTATTCCTCAATGAAAAAAACTTTAGGAGATTTTAAATTGGAAGTTAGCGGAGGAACTATTTACAAAGGGGAGGTTATTGGTATTTTGGGACCTAACGGTATTGGAAAAACAACGTTTGTTAAGTTGTTAGCAGGAGTAATTAAACCAGATGAAGGAGAGGTTACAAAAGAGGAGGATATAAAAGTTTCCTACAAGCCTCAATACATTGCCCCAGATTATGATGGAACCGTTGAAGATTTATTGAGCTCAATAACCAATATAAACACATCCTATTACAAATCAGAGATAATCAATCCTTTACAGTTGGAGAAATTGCTGGATAGAGAGGTTAAAGAGCTATCTGGAGGAGAATTGCAGAGGGTTGCTATAGCCGCATGTTTAAGCAGGGATGCAGACATTTATCTATTGGATGAGCCATCTGCGTTTTTAGATGTTGAGCAGAGGTTAGTGGTTTCAAAGGTAATAAGAAGGATAGCGGATGAAAAAGAGGCAGGAATGTTTGTTGTTGACCACGACATATTGTTCCAAGATTACATTTCAGATAGGTTTATTGTTTTTAGTGGAGAGCCAGGGAGGTTTGGTATAGGAAGCAGTCCAATGAATAAGAGAGATGGAGCTAACAAATTCTTAAAAGAGATGCAAATCACATTTAGAAGAGATCCAGATACAGGAAGACCGAGAGCTAACAAAGAAGGAAGTCAAAGAGATATTATGCAAAAAGAAAAAGGAGAATATTATTATGTTGATGAATAA